One Nitrospira sp. DNA window includes the following coding sequences:
- a CDS encoding Regulatory protein, LuxR:Response regulator receiver, which translates to MRNKKNLTTRIEWRCAQAGRLVDGRSAAGDPQEPPAAGGPASLVVSPHSSSETSTVSGANVTKVPDSVDADRQTGNNRHPSTFIWKPIMTMPQSKTPHVFIVNPQELVRVGIRTLLESVADFTVVGEATSRMEALPLILQLRPDIVILDLRVQDGKGIETAKDILANLPATRLLFLADNLNDTILLSAVATGAHGYVLQEAGADTLLHALRTITKGQSYLDPSVTRHTFAYLRKLADREPERGLHLLSPQEQRLLPLIAQGKTNKEIAAELGLSDKTIKNYLANVYTKLHLTRRSQAAAFYLKHVS; encoded by the coding sequence ATGCGCAACAAAAAAAACCTCACCACGCGTATCGAATGGCGTTGCGCCCAGGCGGGTCGGCTTGTGGATGGCCGATCCGCAGCGGGCGATCCACAAGAACCGCCGGCGGCCGGAGGTCCGGCAAGCCTGGTCGTATCCCCGCATTCGAGCAGCGAGACATCGACCGTCTCCGGTGCGAACGTTACGAAAGTTCCCGACTCAGTCGATGCAGACAGGCAGACAGGCAACAATCGTCACCCATCCACATTTATTTGGAAACCGATCATGACTATGCCACAGAGCAAGACGCCACATGTGTTCATCGTCAACCCGCAGGAACTCGTGAGGGTGGGCATACGGACACTCCTGGAGTCCGTCGCAGACTTCACCGTCGTCGGAGAGGCGACCTCGCGGATGGAGGCGCTGCCCCTCATCCTTCAACTCAGACCGGACATCGTCATTCTCGACCTACGGGTACAGGACGGGAAGGGCATCGAAACGGCCAAAGACATCCTCGCGAATCTTCCGGCGACCCGCCTGTTGTTTCTTGCCGACAACCTGAATGACACGATCTTGTTGTCCGCCGTCGCGACCGGCGCTCATGGGTATGTCCTGCAGGAGGCCGGCGCCGACACCCTCCTGCACGCCCTACGCACCATTACCAAGGGGCAGTCATACCTCGATCCTTCCGTGACCCGCCACACCTTTGCCTACCTCCGGAAACTTGCTGATCGAGAACCGGAGCGGGGTCTGCACCTGTTGTCCCCCCAGGAACAACGGCTGCTCCCGCTCATCGCGCAGGGAAAGACCAACAAGGAAATCGCCGCCGAACTCGGGTTGAGCGACAAGACGATTAAAAATTATCTGGCCAATGTCTATACCAAACTCCATCTCACCAGGAGGTCCCAAGCCGCGGCCTTCTATCTGAAACATGTGTCCTGA